In a single window of the Rhodamnia argentea isolate NSW1041297 chromosome 2, ASM2092103v1, whole genome shotgun sequence genome:
- the LOC115739576 gene encoding uncharacterized protein LOC115739576 isoform X2 — MKILAPLVVLCMVGATSVLLFGFSDAKTGSSATDVASTHHVDTMVNTVAGRKFKGNGNSLNSELKFSEEGSVSLEDYRPVDPAPSSKASIKPGPIVHGAPFMPYIPKPSPPGPPQHGG, encoded by the exons ATGAAAATCTTGGCACCGCTTGTTGTGCTCTGCATGGTTGGAGCAACTTCTGTGTTGCTCTTCGGCTTCTCGGACGCCAAGACTGGCTCCTCAGCTACTG ATGTTGCATCCACCCACCACGTTGATACGATGGTCAATACAGTCGCAGGCAGGAAGTTCAAG GGCAATGGAAATAGTCTCAACTCTGAGTTGAAATTTAGTGAGGAAGGAAGTGTGAGTCTGGAGGATTACCGACCTGTCGACCCTGCTCCAAGCTCAAAGGCCTCCATAAAGCCGGGACCAATCGTGCATGGAGCTCCTTTTATGCCATACATACCAAAGCCTTCACCTCCAGGTCCGCCTCAGCATGGTGGCTAG
- the LOC115739576 gene encoding uncharacterized protein LOC115739576 isoform X1, translated as MKILAPLVVLCMVGATSVLLFGFSDAKTGSSATVTSDVASTHHVDTMVNTVAGRKFKGNGNSLNSELKFSEEGSVSLEDYRPVDPAPSSKASIKPGPIVHGAPFMPYIPKPSPPGPPQHGG; from the exons ATGAAAATCTTGGCACCGCTTGTTGTGCTCTGCATGGTTGGAGCAACTTCTGTGTTGCTCTTCGGCTTCTCGGACGCCAAGACTGGCTCCTCAGCTACTG TAACTTCAGATGTTGCATCCACCCACCACGTTGATACGATGGTCAATACAGTCGCAGGCAGGAAGTTCAAG GGCAATGGAAATAGTCTCAACTCTGAGTTGAAATTTAGTGAGGAAGGAAGTGTGAGTCTGGAGGATTACCGACCTGTCGACCCTGCTCCAAGCTCAAAGGCCTCCATAAAGCCGGGACCAATCGTGCATGGAGCTCCTTTTATGCCATACATACCAAAGCCTTCACCTCCAGGTCCGCCTCAGCATGGTGGCTAG